Genomic window (Streptococcus porcinus):
GTAGGTCTAGTTGTTCTTGTTTAACTTCAGCAACTATCCCTTGAGGTGTTGGAGAGGTTGTCAGTTCCTTTAGAACTTCTGGTGTTACGGTAATAACCTTATCATCAGTAGCAACTCTGTCGACATAATCTTCCAATACAAAAATATGTAAAAAGCATACTTGAGCTTTTTTGGCCTCTTCAAACAAATGCCAGCCTTCAATAAGATAGGAATCTTTGCGGTGTTTCTTGTGCAAGAGTTTTTTACTTTGTTTGATAATTGGATTTGCTTTAGAACTTATTTTCATATCTCTATTATAACATATCTTTTTCGCCAGTTTAAAACATTAGAAAAGTCTACATATGTTATAATATGAAAAAGGAGGCTCTAAAATGAAAAAAGTTCAATTGACTGTTTCGGGTAAAGTTCAAGGTGTCGGTTTTCGATATAGCACTTATTCCTTAGCCCTGCAAATAGGGGGCATCTATGGTCGTGTTTGGAATAATGAGGATGGAACTGTTGGCATTTTGGCACAAGCGACCGATTCTCAAAAAATCGTTGATTTTATTCAAGAAATCCGCAAAGGGCCTTCCAAATGGTCCAAGGTCACTTATGTAGATGTCAAAATGGCAAATTTTGAAGACTATCATGATTTTAAAATCTCCAATTGAAATCAGACTGCGGAAGTATTGTTAAATTTCCCAAAAAAAAGTAAAATAGATAAGTATATTAAAATTTAAAGGAAAAATACATTGAAACTTAAATTAAATCGCATATTATTTTCTACTATGGCACTATCGGTCCTCTTTACTTTAACAGGTTGTGTCGGTAGAGATAAACAAGGTAATCCTACAGGCATTATCTGGGATATCCTCGGAAAACCAATGTCTCACTTTATTGAGTATTTCGCTAATCATATGAGCTTGGGGTTCGGACTTGCTATTATTATAGTCACCATTATCGTTCGAACTATTATTTTACCCTTAGGACTTTATCAAGCAAAGAAGGCTAGCTACCAGTCTGAGAAAATGGCTTACTTAAAACCCGTTTTTGATCCAATCAATCAACGCGTTAAAAATGCTACTACTCAAGAAGAAAAATTTGCTGCACAGTCTGAATTGATGGCTGCGCAAAAAGAAAATGGGATTAATATGCTTGGTGGCATGGGATGTCTACCGTTACTTATTCAAATGCCTTTCTTCTCTGCCATGTACTTCGCAGCCTTACACACTAAAGGTATTTCAACTAGTCACTTTTTAGGTATTGACCTTGGGAGTAAGAGCCTTATTCTAACTGCCATTATTGCAGTTCTATACTTCTTCCAATCTTGGTTGTCTATGCAAGCTGTTGCTGAAGAACAACGTGCACAAATGAAAACCATGATGTATACCATGCCAATCATGATGATTTTTATGACTATGACTTTACCCGCCGGTGTTGGTCTTTATTGGTTAGTTGGTGGATTCTTCAGTATTATTCAACAGTTAATAACCACGTACTTCATTAAACCAAAACTCCGTCAACAAATTGAAGAAGAATTCAAAAATAATCCACCTAAAGTTGGAAAAGTAAGCAATGTTCGTAAAGACGTAACACCTTCTAAAGATAAAACTAACAAGAATATTCCTAAAAGTACGTCTTCACCAAAAAACCGCAATGCAGGTAAACAAAAAAGACGTTAATAATATGACATAAACTAAAGCCATCACTCAATAAAGTGATGGCTTTTTAGGCTAGATAAAATAAAAAAGCGCTGCATCAACAGCCACCTTCTTATTTGGTTTTTTCAACGCTTACGATTTCAACTTCATAAGTCGTCGCAGGTGATACAATTTGAGCTTTATCACCTTTCTTTTTGCCTATCAAAGCTTGAGCAATTGGACTTTCGTTTGAGATTTTGCCAGAAAAAATATCTGCACCTGCGGAACCTACAATATGATAGGTATCTTTATCGTTTGTTCCAACTTCTTGGACAACTACTGTTTTACCGATAGCAACTTCATCTTTTGCAACCGCATCACTGTCAATAATCTCAGCAAAGCGAATTTTAGTTTCTAAAGTTGAAATTTGTCCTTCAACAAAAGCCTGTTCATCTTTTGCTGCATCGTATTCTGAGTTCTCTGATAGGTCTCCATAGGATCTTGCAATTTTAATGCGTTCAACTACTTCTGGACGACGAACTAATTTTAATTCTTCTAATTCTTTTTCAAGTTGTTCTTTTTCAATTTCAGTCATTGGATAAGTTTTTTCAGCCATTTCGTTTCTCTTTTCTTTTTTAGGATTTCGCAAAATACAAACATGATGCTTAAAGCATCATGTTTGTATTTTACTGAATTTGCTTGTTAACATATTTTTCAACATTTGCTGAATGTTGTTCATAGGTTTTTGCGTAGAAGACTTCACCTGTTTTAACATTGGCAACAAAGTATAAATAATCAGTATTAGCAGGTTTAACCGTTGCGTCAATTGCAGAAAGTCCTGGACTATCTACAGGGCCTGGCATGAGACCAGTATTGGTATAAACATTATAAGGGGATTTAATCGTTGTGTCAATGCCAGCATCTTCAGCAAGAGTTGTTTTATCTCCCAACTTATTCATGGCATAAAGAATAGCAATATTAGATTGCAAAGCCATACCATTTTGTAAGCGATTATAGAAAACACTTGCTATATCACGACGATCTTCATCCGTTGAGCCTTCTTTTTCCACCAGTGAAGCGAGCGTTAGAACTTCATTTACCGTTTTACCACTTGACTCTATTCCACTATAATAAGGAGCCATTGTGGCATCGGTCGTTGCTAACATCTCTTCAATTAAGGCTTTTACATCCGTTTCTTTATAATAATCATAAGTAGCTGGGAATAAGTAGCCTTCTAACTGATACACTGCATCAGCTTTTTTAGGAAGGCTAGATAAAAGTCTTGGGTACTTTTTAACCATGGCTTTGATAAAATTATCATCTTGGATAGTATCTAAAAACTCTTGTGACTTAAAGGGTGTTTTGTCTTTTCTTGATTTGGTATTGACATTATCAGTTATTGCTTTACTTATCTGTTTGATGGTATAACCTTCTGGGATAAGTACCTTACCCAAAGCTGGTTTAGTTGGTTTATCTGTCCCACCTTTTTGCAATGATTTAGCAATCTCATCTAAAGACATACTCTTTTGAAGGTTGTAGTAACCACTTTGAAAATTTGAGAAGTTTTTAAATTTAGTATAAAAATTGAAAACTGTTCCACTTTTAATTAGACCTTTTTCTTCCAAGACTTGCCCAATTAGCTTATTCCCTGAACCAGCTGGAATTTCAACTTGGACATACTTCGTATCGTTTTTATCAACTGGGTTAATGGCATTATAGATAAAAATAGAACCTATCAAGGCTACTAAAGCAATAATCAAAATAATTGATGAAATGACAACCAATGATATCTTTTTGGCAACACGATCTCTATGTTGGCGCTTGTTAGTGCTTCTTCTCACAGAACCTCCTTTTTTAGAAGCCTCTATCTGATCTGCTTCTAAAGCACTTTTAGAGTCCTCAGCTTCTAAAGGAGTGCTAGTATTCTCAGTAGTGTTTTTAGTTTCAAAATAATCGACATCTCGATCAGAAGACTCTACCATTGTATCTGACCCTGTTCCAATCTCTGGTTGGTCAAGGATAGTAATAGGCGTAAAGGGAATGGTTTCAGAGACATCATTTCTTTGGCTATGAAATACTTTTTCAGAGTCCTTATAAAGACTTTCCGATGTCCATTTTGGGCTTAAAGATTCATGACTCTCAGTTTCTGATGGAGCTGACGATCTTGCTATTTCATCTTGGTAATTTTTGTAGAGTGCAACCGTTTTTTGCCTTGCTTCAGCGACTTCTCTCTCTTTTTGTTTTATCTCTTCTGCTTTCAAGTCTTGATGATGAAGAAGTTCTTCTTCTTTTTCTTTGCGAATTTGATTGGCTTTTTCTAACTCAGCTAAAATATGCTCTTTAAAGCTCTTTTCTTTCTGAGACTGTTGCCCATCATCTTTAATATCGGTCAAAGCAAGTCCTCCTAAACGTAATCAATCGCAATTATAACCCAAAAAGCTGATAAAAGCAATTATTTCCCATAATTGTTGCTCATTTTTAACACTTTTTGTTTTTTTAAGTCAGACGTTCCAAACCATTTGATACCAAATACCCCCGCCATGCTTTGAAGCTGATAAACCAGTATTTTTGAAGCCATTCATCTCATAGTAAGGAATCAAGTAATCGTGACAAGTTAAGACAATTCCCTCACGCTTTTGCGCTACAACCAAATCTTTAAGAGCAGCGATCAAAGCTGTCCCCACCCCTTGTTTTTGGTAATTTGGCGCCACAGAGAGGCTTGTAACAGCAATATAACCACCTGTTTTAGGATTTTTTTGACTACCGTGAAATAGATGATCTTCTAACTGAGCTTTTGCAACAACCGGTCCTTCAATATAGCCAGCAATTTGATGATCAAGCAGTGCTACTAAAAAAGTATCGGGGTTCACTTGCGTTCTAGCTATAATCACCTCTGGAGATGCTGCTTCCTCAGGTGAAAAATTGGCACTTTCTATTGCATGAATAAATGGCCAGTCTTTTTCTGTAACATGTCTAATTAGCATTGTATCCCTTTCTAGCAGAAAACCTGCCATAGGCAGGATTTTCTATTGATTGTTATGAGTTAAATTTGCTAAGAGCTCTTCAAAAGAACGTTCATAAAGTTGAATATCACCAGCTCCCATAAAAACATAAACAGCATTATCATGGTTCAACAATGGTGACACATTTTCCACGGTTACGACTTCTGCCGGTTTGACAATTCTAGCCGCTAGATCTTCAACTTTAACTTCACCTTTATCAATTTCACGCGCCGAGCCATAAATCTGAGCTAGATAAACACTGTCAGCTTCATTTAGAGCTTGAGCAAAATCATCTAGCAAAGCAATTGTCCGCGTAAAAGTATGAGGCTGGAAGATAGCTACAATTTCTTTACTTGGGTACTTTTGTCGAGCTGCATCAATGGTCGCAACGATTTCAGTTGGATGATGGGCAAAATCATCAATAATAATGGTATCGTTAATAACTTTTTCCGTAAAACGACGTTTAACACCAGAAAAAGTCACCATATGTTTTGCCACTAAGTCCATATCAACTCCAGCAATATAAAGGTTTGCAATAACTGCGGTCGCATTCAAGATATTATGCCGACCATAAGCTGGAACATGAAACTGACCGATTACCTGATTATCATGTTTCACTTTAAAGTCAGAACCGTTCGTTGTACGGATAATGTCAAATGCTATAAAGTCATTTTTTTCTTCAAATCCATAATAATATATAGGCGCAGAAGATGTGATTTTTTTCAATTCCTCATCTTCACCATACACAAATAGAGCTTTTTGGACATGTTTCGCATAATCGTTAAAGGCTGAGAACACATCTTCTATCCCCGTAAAATAATCCGGGTGATCAAAATCAATATTAGTGATGATTGAATATTCTGGATAATATGGCATAAAATGACGTTCGTACTCATCTGATTCAAAGACAAAGTATTGCGCATTTGCAGAGCCTCGACCCGTACCATCACCAATCAAATAAGAAGTATTTGTAATATTCTTCAAAACATGAGCAAGAAGACCAGTTGTCGAGGTTTTTCCGTGAGCTCCCGCGACACCAAAACTGATAAACTGTTTCATAAATTCACCCAAGAACTCATGGTAACGTTTGAAAGGAATATTTTGGGCGATCGCATAAGCTAGTTCTTCATTGTTATCTTCACGGAAAGCATTACCAGCGATAATCTCCATTCCCTCTGAAATATTATCTTTACTAAATGGTTTAATTTCAATTCCAGCTTTCTCTAGACCACGTTGAGTAAAATAGTATCTTTCTACATCACTTCCTTGAACCTCATGTCCCATTTGATGTAACATGAGAGCTAAGGCACTCATACCTGATCCCTTGATACCAATAAAATAATAGCTTTTTGACGACATTTTAACTCCTTTATTTTTTAAACGCACAAACAGTTGCCTTAATGGAACTCATCAAATCTGGTTAAGTTTAGTTCTTGAGCGATTGTTCTTTCTTTTTGAAGGCGGTTTTCTTTATTGTTATAAATCTGACTTCGTTTTAAAAAGTCATAGTTATTTTTCTTACCAGTCTTTAAGTTACTGTGTTGAGGCTCCTTATACTGCTTCGGTATTTCTGCCAAAATGTAAGTATCTTGCTCTAATTTCTCGGTCAAATGACTCCACTTCGTATTTGGCCGTCTGATCACGCTCTTGGTCTGGACCTTAGGCTTATCATTTGAAGACCTATGATAATTTGACTTGCTGGCGTTACTGTAAGACATTTCCTTAGCCAAATAAGCTTGACGCTTTTCCTTAAGGTCTTTTCGGGCACGTTTACGAGCTTCTTCTGCATAATGACGCCCTTCGTCAATAGTTTGAGAACGATTTGAGGGTGTCATTTCTGGTTTTGAAGGGTTTGCAAAATTAAAATCACGCGTAACATCATCATAATCTTTATCTTGATAATAACCACGAATATTTGTAATCAAATCTTCATTTTCATACAAATGCATGTGATGACTTTCTTCGATGATTGGTTCCCCATCAGCAACCAATGGAAATTGACGTTTCCTCATTGACATTCCCTTCCTTCTTGTAACTCTCCCTATTATAAACTAATTACAACCATTTTTCAAAAGATTCCTCTAATAGCAGGCCGAAAAAGAAAGAATTTATAGTATTTTTCTATTTTTTTAATGTTTTCAAAAAAGAAACCTGAAAATTTTAAAATTTTCAGGCACCTCCTTTTGAATTTGAATATTTTCGGCTAATCTCCTCTAAAACTGAAATAAGCAAAGTTGATCTATCGTTTGCAACTATGACCTTAATCTAATTATTATCGATTCAAACCGAGAATCTCTTTTATCTCATCAATAGTCATGCTAGCTCTACTTTCGTTACCATCAAGAACAGTCGTTACTAAATTTTTTTTACTTTCTTGTAAGGCTAGGATTTTTTCTTCAATTGTTCCACGTGTAATGAGACGATAAACTTCTACATTATCTTCTTGACCAATTCTATGAGCTCTGCTAATAGCTTGCATCTCTACTGCCGGATTCCACCATAAATCAATAAGGACAACCGTATCAGCGCCAGTTAAATTGAGGCCTACACCACCAGCTTTAAGAGAAATCAAAAAGACATCTTTAGAGCCATTATTAAAAGCACGCGTCATTTCTTGTCTTGCATCAGCAGGTGTTGAGCCAGTGATTTTATAAGAGCTTAAATCAAGAGAAGAAAGTTCTTGCTCTACAATATCTAACATACCACGAAATTGAGAGAAAATCAGAGCTCGATGCCCATTCTCTTTAATTTGTAAAAGAAGTGTCCTAAGACTCTCTAATTTACCACTCTCTCCCTGATACTCCATAAAGAGACTGGGGGTATCACAAATTTGACGCAAACGTGTAATTCCAGATAGGATTTCAATTTTTTGTCTATTAATATCAGAATCAGAAGCATTTCGGATACGTTCTTGCATTTGACGTAATTGAGCTAAATAAATAGCTTTCTGATTATCAGACATTTCATTTGAGTAGGTTATTTCAATCAAATCCGGTAATTCAGGCAAGACATCTTCTTTTTTACGCCTTAAAACAAAGGGGTGAATATGTCGTGAAACTTCTTGTGCTTCCATTTTAAGAAAGGTTTTTTTAGAAGGCAATAAACCTGGGAGAACAATTTGGAAAATAGACCATATTTCCAACAGCTTATTTTCAATTGGAGTTCCAGAAAGGGCAAAACAATTTGCCACATTAAAAGTTCGTAACTTTTGTGCAATCTTGGTTTGAGCATTTTTAATCACTTGGGCTTCATCTAAAATTAAGTAATCATAATGTATTTCTTGGTAGAGCTCAAAGTCTTGTCTAAAGGAGGAATAAGAAGTAATAGTAACTTGGTGTTCCTCTAAAATGGTCTGGTCTCTTTTTGCTTTCAAGCCATAAGAAACAACTACATCAATATGAGGGGAAAATTTTTGAAATTCATCCTGCCAATTATACAGAAGGCTAGACGGAGAAAGAATTAAAACTTTAGTATTCTTCGTTAATTTTGTAGTTAAAAAAGCAATGGTCTGTAGTGTTTTTCCCAATCCCATATCATCAGCTAGAATACCACCAAAGCCATATTTGTCTAACATGGATAACCATTTAATACCCAATAACTGATAATCTCGCACAACCGCATCTATCTCTAGCTCAGGCAGATGATACCTTTCTGGATCATTTAAATCTGCTACTAGCTCTTCTAATTCTTGTGAAAAATGCACATTATCCATTTCAGAAAAAGCCTGAGATAATTGTAAAGCTGATATTCCTTCCACTTGAAGGTGTCCATCTGCTACTTGCTTAGCTCTTAATTCTTGTAAGGATTGACTAATTTTTTGGGTTTCCTCATCAAAAATCACTAGCTTTCCTTGATCACTAATAAAATAAGTATCGTTATTAAAAAGTGCCTTAAGGGCATCGTTAATATCTGCTTCAACAACTTGAGAAAAATCAAAAGAGATATCTAATAGACCACCATTTCTTGTAATGTTAACTTGTGGTCGCTCGGAAAATTTTAAAGCTTGAACTTCATCTGATAAAATCACCTCACCTAATTCCTGAAAATAAGGCAATGCTTCTGAAAAAAAACTATAAAGATCCTGTGGATTACGGATCGTTTTTTGAGATAGGAATTGCCCTTCAAAGCCATAATGGTTTAAAGCACGGTATAGCTTTTCTTCTTTTTTGTAATTACTAGCAAAGGGAAGTTGATCACATGCTTGCTTACTGGTCACTTGGAAGTTCCCAAAATCAAAGGTAAGACGAGAAATAATCCTATTATCACCTGACAAATCAAAGTTAAAGACAGCTTTGAAATCCCTAATCTGAAAGCTTTTTGGTGCCTTTACCTGGCCAATTTCTTGAAAATCTAATAGGCTGGCTGCTAACTTAGCTTGATCATCTAAATCAAACTGAATATGTTTAGCTAAATCTGATTGAATTGGTAGACTGCGAATAGCTCCGACTATTTTCCGCTGTTTTAAACTTAAGTGATAAAATGTATCTTGATATAAAATGTACTCATTATCAAATAAAAAATGCATGTCTTTCTCATTAATTTGGAGAGAAATAAATTTGCGATGAACTTCAACAATAAATTGAAATAAACCCGCAGATGCATCTAAAGGTTTGACATACATGTGATTATAAGTCTGCTGTGAGCCTTCAAAAGTAAAGTCATATAAATCAGTCATTAAGTATAAACCTTCTTCAAAAAGACCACTTGGCAGAAAGAGATGCCGTGCATGATTAGGAAAGATTTGAGCATTTTCACTCTTATCCCAACTTGGTGCTAAGCGCCATAAAAATTGAATTAACTCTTGACTAGCTTGATCAAATTGTATGAGTGATAAAGGCTCATAGTAATTTTTCCCAATCTGATAAAAACCTTCTCGTTGAATCAGTCCTAAAAAGCCTTTAATATCGCGAATCACATAGGACCTGTCATCGGGCAGACGATTAATTTTTAATGACCACCAGTAATCCGATGAAAAAGGGCTAGGGCTAGCTGAAGCAGAAAGTCTAAATTTAAGACTATCGTCCTCATTCATTTTTAAATTATCTAAAAAAAGACTACCAAAGGAGGTCATTTTCTGCCTTTTTTCCTTAGACTCCGTTTGATGGTGCCATTTTTCAGAAAGGACTTTTCCTTGCTCACTATTTTTCAAAAAATATTCTAAAGCAGCCAAGTGCTGACAATATTT
Coding sequences:
- the yidC gene encoding membrane protein insertase YidC, which translates into the protein MKLKLNRILFSTMALSVLFTLTGCVGRDKQGNPTGIIWDILGKPMSHFIEYFANHMSLGFGLAIIIVTIIVRTIILPLGLYQAKKASYQSEKMAYLKPVFDPINQRVKNATTQEEKFAAQSELMAAQKENGINMLGGMGCLPLLIQMPFFSAMYFAALHTKGISTSHFLGIDLGSKSLILTAIIAVLYFFQSWLSMQAVAEEQRAQMKTMMYTMPIMMIFMTMTLPAGVGLYWLVGGFFSIIQQLITTYFIKPKLRQQIEEEFKNNPPKVGKVSNVRKDVTPSKDKTNKNIPKSTSSPKNRNAGKQKRR
- the murC gene encoding UDP-N-acetylmuramate--L-alanine ligase, translating into MSSKSYYFIGIKGSGMSALALMLHQMGHEVQGSDVERYYFTQRGLEKAGIEIKPFSKDNISEGMEIIAGNAFREDNNEELAYAIAQNIPFKRYHEFLGEFMKQFISFGVAGAHGKTSTTGLLAHVLKNITNTSYLIGDGTGRGSANAQYFVFESDEYERHFMPYYPEYSIITNIDFDHPDYFTGIEDVFSAFNDYAKHVQKALFVYGEDEELKKITSSAPIYYYGFEEKNDFIAFDIIRTTNGSDFKVKHDNQVIGQFHVPAYGRHNILNATAVIANLYIAGVDMDLVAKHMVTFSGVKRRFTEKVINDTIIIDDFAHHPTEIVATIDAARQKYPSKEIVAIFQPHTFTRTIALLDDFAQALNEADSVYLAQIYGSAREIDKGEVKVEDLAARIVKPAEVVTVENVSPLLNHDNAVYVFMGAGDIQLYERSFEELLANLTHNNQ
- the greA gene encoding transcription elongation factor GreA, which gives rise to MAEKTYPMTEIEKEQLEKELEELKLVRRPEVVERIKIARSYGDLSENSEYDAAKDEQAFVEGQISTLETKIRFAEIIDSDAVAKDEVAIGKTVVVQEVGTNDKDTYHIVGSAGADIFSGKISNESPIAQALIGKKKGDKAQIVSPATTYEVEIVSVEKTK
- the mltG gene encoding endolytic transglycosylase MltG, translated to MTDIKDDGQQSQKEKSFKEHILAELEKANQIRKEKEEELLHHQDLKAEEIKQKEREVAEARQKTVALYKNYQDEIARSSAPSETESHESLSPKWTSESLYKDSEKVFHSQRNDVSETIPFTPITILDQPEIGTGSDTMVESSDRDVDYFETKNTTENTSTPLEAEDSKSALEADQIEASKKGGSVRRSTNKRQHRDRVAKKISLVVISSIILIIALVALIGSIFIYNAINPVDKNDTKYVQVEIPAGSGNKLIGQVLEEKGLIKSGTVFNFYTKFKNFSNFQSGYYNLQKSMSLDEIAKSLQKGGTDKPTKPALGKVLIPEGYTIKQISKAITDNVNTKSRKDKTPFKSQEFLDTIQDDNFIKAMVKKYPRLLSSLPKKADAVYQLEGYLFPATYDYYKETDVKALIEEMLATTDATMAPYYSGIESSGKTVNEVLTLASLVEKEGSTDEDRRDIASVFYNRLQNGMALQSNIAILYAMNKLGDKTTLAEDAGIDTTIKSPYNVYTNTGLMPGPVDSPGLSAIDATVKPANTDYLYFVANVKTGEVFYAKTYEQHSANVEKYVNKQIQ
- a CDS encoding acylphosphatase, producing MKKVQLTVSGKVQGVGFRYSTYSLALQIGGIYGRVWNNEDGTVGILAQATDSQKIVDFIQEIRKGPSKWSKVTYVDVKMANFEDYHDFKISN
- a CDS encoding GNAT family N-acetyltransferase; protein product: MLIRHVTEKDWPFIHAIESANFSPEEAASPEVIIARTQVNPDTFLVALLDHQIAGYIEGPVVAKAQLEDHLFHGSQKNPKTGGYIAVTSLSVAPNYQKQGVGTALIAALKDLVVAQKREGIVLTCHDYLIPYYEMNGFKNTGLSASKHGGGIWYQMVWNV
- a CDS encoding DEAD/DEAH box helicase, encoding MVRLIPGRVRNQGIDLYDQGLVSINHEEDSLIEATVDGEKVTYGIDDSSVSCTCPFFQSKKYCQHLAALEYFLKNSEQGKVLSEKWHHQTESKEKRQKMTSFGSLFLDNLKMNEDDSLKFRLSASASPSPFSSDYWWSLKINRLPDDRSYVIRDIKGFLGLIQREGFYQIGKNYYEPLSLIQFDQASQELIQFLWRLAPSWDKSENAQIFPNHARHLFLPSGLFEEGLYLMTDLYDFTFEGSQQTYNHMYVKPLDASAGLFQFIVEVHRKFISLQINEKDMHFLFDNEYILYQDTFYHLSLKQRKIVGAIRSLPIQSDLAKHIQFDLDDQAKLAASLLDFQEIGQVKAPKSFQIRDFKAVFNFDLSGDNRIISRLTFDFGNFQVTSKQACDQLPFASNYKKEEKLYRALNHYGFEGQFLSQKTIRNPQDLYSFFSEALPYFQELGEVILSDEVQALKFSERPQVNITRNGGLLDISFDFSQVVEADINDALKALFNNDTYFISDQGKLVIFDEETQKISQSLQELRAKQVADGHLQVEGISALQLSQAFSEMDNVHFSQELEELVADLNDPERYHLPELEIDAVVRDYQLLGIKWLSMLDKYGFGGILADDMGLGKTLQTIAFLTTKLTKNTKVLILSPSSLLYNWQDEFQKFSPHIDVVVSYGLKAKRDQTILEEHQVTITSYSSFRQDFELYQEIHYDYLILDEAQVIKNAQTKIAQKLRTFNVANCFALSGTPIENKLLEIWSIFQIVLPGLLPSKKTFLKMEAQEVSRHIHPFVLRRKKEDVLPELPDLIEITYSNEMSDNQKAIYLAQLRQMQERIRNASDSDINRQKIEILSGITRLRQICDTPSLFMEYQGESGKLESLRTLLLQIKENGHRALIFSQFRGMLDIVEQELSSLDLSSYKITGSTPADARQEMTRAFNNGSKDVFLISLKAGGVGLNLTGADTVVLIDLWWNPAVEMQAISRAHRIGQEDNVEVYRLITRGTIEEKILALQESKKNLVTTVLDGNESRASMTIDEIKEILGLNR